The following coding sequences are from one Microcoleus sp. AS-A8 window:
- a CDS encoding CHASE2 domain-containing protein, with protein MGKLIVLKVDGDFNQGFRVTLEIGSEGDRPEVEVLGKLPPAPELLAQYSGWQSSYRSLGKATRILKAKGVKIDSPLKSRKQECRTQSFEFRDRLNCWLRAESFLSIREKWLSKVSTSDQVRVLIRADNQQLWQLPWHQWDLLERYSFAEIGLSSLECEAPPRRETPRDRVQVKILAILGNSQGIQVEQDRQRLENLPNAATTFLVEPQRQELNEQLWQQHWDILFFAGHSQTEGERGRIYLNQTDSLTLDELRYALQKAVEGGLQLAIFNSCDGLGLARELDKLHIPQMIVMREPVPDLVAQEFLKYFLDSFARGESLYRAVQEARQRLQGLEDHFPCASWLPVIYQNPAAVPLTWLQSPEPATELPSVQPIPPTVPPWRRWRTVLVTSWVVTSLVLGVRSLGVLQSWELKSYDQLQRLRPSELPDARILLVGADEEDIREYKHPLPDAVLAKLIEKLEQYRPVAIGLDIFRDQPVPPGHDSLVAQLQQNQRLVTACALGTSPEDAIAPPPNSPAKQVAFIDLENDKPDDTVRRHLQSRTPNPISPLSVCKTPYSFSLQLAYRYLEAKGIPAKTTPDKNWQFGNVVFKRLESHSGGYQNLDARGNQVLINYRNTPQIAQFVTLKQVFAGKLEPEWVKDRVVLIGVTAASIQDDHNTPYGRRRGLEVHAHLVSQMLSAVQDGRPLIWWLPQWGDALWVWAWSLTGGILVWQMRSRCVGKVESPRRLVLAVAISVSVLYGVCWVVWLQGGWLPLIPAAIALVITGGAMPSAVRKATIAYMPFPSRQP; from the coding sequence ATGGGGAAGTTAATCGTTCTCAAGGTAGATGGTGATTTCAATCAAGGTTTTCGGGTAACCCTGGAGATTGGCTCAGAAGGCGATCGCCCGGAAGTGGAGGTTTTGGGCAAGTTGCCCCCCGCGCCGGAACTGCTTGCACAGTATAGCGGCTGGCAGTCAAGCTATCGCAGTTTGGGCAAGGCTACCCGTATCCTTAAGGCCAAAGGAGTGAAGATTGATAGTCCTCTCAAAAGCCGGAAACAAGAGTGCCGCACCCAATCCTTTGAGTTTCGCGATCGCCTGAATTGCTGGCTCAGGGCTGAGTCCTTTCTCTCAATCCGAGAGAAGTGGCTCTCAAAAGTCAGCACATCGGATCAGGTGCGGGTGCTCATTCGTGCCGACAACCAGCAACTATGGCAACTCCCCTGGCACCAGTGGGATTTATTGGAACGCTACAGCTTTGCAGAAATTGGACTCAGTTCTCTGGAGTGTGAAGCACCTCCACGAAGAGAGACGCCTCGCGATCGAGTACAGGTTAAAATTCTCGCGATTTTGGGCAATAGCCAAGGCATTCAAGTCGAGCAAGATCGGCAACGGCTAGAGAATTTACCCAACGCCGCCACAACATTTTTGGTGGAACCGCAACGCCAAGAACTCAATGAGCAACTTTGGCAACAACATTGGGATATTTTATTTTTTGCAGGTCATAGTCAGACGGAAGGTGAAAGGGGGCGGATTTATCTCAACCAAACGGATAGCTTAACCCTAGACGAACTCCGGTATGCCCTGCAAAAAGCAGTGGAAGGCGGATTACAACTGGCGATTTTCAACTCCTGTGATGGATTGGGCTTAGCCAGGGAGTTAGATAAATTGCACATCCCCCAAATGATTGTCATGCGGGAGCCAGTGCCAGACCTTGTAGCACAGGAATTTTTAAAGTATTTTCTCGATAGCTTTGCCAGGGGTGAGTCTCTCTATCGGGCAGTACAGGAAGCGCGGCAGCGATTGCAAGGTTTAGAAGATCACTTTCCCTGTGCTAGCTGGTTGCCAGTCATTTATCAGAATCCTGCCGCCGTACCTTTGACATGGTTACAATCGCCCGAACCTGCCACAGAACTTCCCTCTGTACAACCGATTCCCCCAACCGTTCCCCCCTGGCGTCGCTGGCGAACCGTCTTGGTCACAAGTTGGGTGGTTACCAGCTTAGTGCTGGGAGTGCGCTCGCTGGGAGTTCTGCAAAGTTGGGAGTTAAAAAGCTACGATCAGCTCCAACGTCTTCGTCCTTCAGAATTACCCGATGCTCGCATCCTATTAGTGGGAGCCGATGAAGAGGATATCCGTGAATACAAGCATCCGCTACCCGATGCCGTTCTGGCGAAGCTGATTGAAAAACTAGAGCAATATCGACCCGTTGCGATCGGACTGGATATTTTTCGCGACCAACCTGTACCGCCCGGTCATGATTCACTCGTCGCCCAGTTACAGCAGAATCAACGTCTCGTTACGGCGTGTGCGCTAGGCACCAGCCCAGAAGATGCGATCGCACCCCCACCCAACAGCCCAGCCAAACAAGTAGCCTTTATTGACTTAGAAAATGACAAACCAGATGACACCGTTCGTCGCCATCTCCAATCCCGTACCCCCAATCCGATTTCTCCCCTTTCAGTTTGCAAGACACCCTATTCCTTTAGCCTGCAACTAGCCTACCGATATTTGGAAGCCAAGGGTATCCCAGCAAAAACAACTCCTGATAAAAACTGGCAGTTTGGTAATGTCGTTTTTAAACGTTTAGAGTCTCATAGCGGAGGGTACCAAAACCTGGATGCACGGGGAAACCAGGTGTTAATCAATTACCGTAACACTCCTCAGATTGCTCAATTCGTTACTCTCAAACAGGTCTTCGCCGGGAAGTTGGAACCGGAGTGGGTCAAGGATCGGGTCGTTCTGATCGGTGTCACCGCCGCCAGCATTCAAGATGATCACAATACCCCTTATGGCAGAAGACGAGGGCTGGAAGTTCATGCTCACTTAGTGAGTCAGATGCTCAGTGCCGTTCAGGATGGACGCCCACTGATTTGGTGGCTGCCTCAATGGGGTGATGCTTTGTGGGTTTGGGCTTGGTCACTGACGGGTGGAATACTCGTTTGGCAGATGCGATCGCGTTGTGTGGGTAAGGTTGAATCACCACGACGCTTGGTTCTGGCGGTTGCCATCTCTGTTAGTGTTTTGTATGGAGTGTGCTGGGTTGTCTGGCTACAAGGAGGTTGGCTACCCCTGATTCCGGCAGCAATCGCTTTAGTGATTACAGGTGGTGCGATGCCTTCGGCGGTTCGCAAAGCGACCATCGCCTACATGCCATTTCCCAGCCGTCAGCCTTAG
- a CDS encoding DUF928 domain-containing protein — protein MIHRPKVKLAFVSVFAIAGFTSHPAPGWTQLISQRMANQSPEQTNPGTPIGPRGGGGTREHEPPMPPDTGSPDNGGTPGGTRTPGGTRTPTKACKQTAQPLTALVPANGKGLTTAEHPVFWFYIPYAPQDIQSIEFSVHNWEDTATLYRTPLQLSKTPGVIGIPLPPSPENSLKLNESYHWRLVVNCAQNESSENVLELDGWVTRVQQSPNSVTWYDELTNLAKRYLSEPQNPEVKKAWSELLKSVGLEEVAQAPLLSTVGNSKNH, from the coding sequence ATGATACACCGACCAAAAGTAAAACTTGCCTTTGTTAGTGTTTTTGCGATCGCTGGCTTCACCAGCCACCCTGCACCTGGATGGACACAACTCATTTCACAAAGGATGGCGAATCAGTCACCCGAACAAACAAATCCGGGTACACCTATTGGTCCAAGAGGGGGAGGGGGAACCCGCGAACATGAGCCACCCATGCCACCAGATACCGGCAGCCCTGACAATGGGGGAACACCAGGGGGAACCCGAACACCAGGGGGAACCCGAACACCAACAAAAGCGTGCAAGCAGACTGCTCAGCCGCTTACTGCCTTGGTACCTGCAAATGGTAAGGGTTTAACGACTGCTGAGCATCCAGTCTTCTGGTTTTATATTCCCTATGCACCTCAAGACATACAGTCCATTGAGTTTTCAGTACACAATTGGGAAGACACGGCTACTCTCTACCGGACTCCTCTCCAACTTTCTAAAACACCAGGAGTGATTGGTATCCCCTTGCCGCCAAGTCCGGAAAACTCTCTAAAACTTAATGAGAGCTACCATTGGCGCTTGGTTGTTAATTGCGCTCAGAACGAAAGTTCTGAAAATGTCCTGGAGCTGGATGGTTGGGTGACGCGAGTTCAGCAAAGCCCTAACAGTGTCACTTGGTATGATGAACTGACAAATCTCGCTAAACGCTACCTGTCTGAGCCACAAAATCCTGAAGTGAAGAAGGCTTGGTCAGAATTGTTGAAATCTGTTGGTTTGGAAGAAGTTGCTCAAGCGCCTCTACTTAGTACAGTCGGTAATTCTAAAAATCACTAA
- a CDS encoding YrzE family protein, protein MFDSGGIALGSSSWIAWLAQVAPSATDIDTAEQAALVFSGPKFFTALLSGVLLAFGFQLLLTNLSVAAGISYLGRSSDSDSDKDDDENLGGTIRKISTGVGIWTVVTVTIALFIACFLAVKLSLFDRWWFGAIVGLVIWATYFSLLVWVSSTAVGSLVGSVVHAATSGFQAIVGTATAAIGGGVASRQMVATAEAAAGAFRRELTAGIDPVSIRENVEDYLQSLRPPELNVQAIRSEFENLLNDPNLKEIAKSGNLRDIDRQTFVDLVSSRSDLSKRDVNRLADQLEAAWKKTVNQLPAQRDAMGELVDYLKNSTAQQLLGREFSQRLDELVGELRQRRQSHEQEQQPASPMAQAMTLGMNSLIGLVMGRTDLSDLDVEKVVGQLKKVTNQVGDQAGKITAQVSSAQAALPYSTVRADVENYLLDTPVWKITNQQIVEQEFRDVLYDPAADPGNVAEELEQLHRSDFADLLQQKGLLTQKQIRDISNSLEAIRLEVLTEAEAAQERGRTLALYQEVEQYLLTTPKQDLTPEKIQLNFKPILEDSNADYGHLSNRLAQFDRSTLARILSQRQDLTLEEADEIIPHLERAHDRALVESQEVQEAAKAQMEAQWLKVQSLLRDTGRAELNPEHIERELKMVLHSPQAGLAALRARAARFDRDTLVQLLNQRQDLNEDQINQTLDRVESSWTRIAHAPQQIAGKAKEQYDQVMSSLADYLRSTGKAELNPEGIQRDLTRLLDNPRAGTYALRSRLARMDRDTLVKLLSQRQDLSEEQANQIIDQVQSTIRSIVKAPRRFARRTQRQVQDFQGTIADYLRSTGKDELNPDGIKRDVQLLLHDPRAGVSSLSERLSHFDRDTLVTLLSQREDISEADVNRIVDQILGVRDQMMAQMRDLQLSIQASVDRIFAKIRNYLNSFDRPELNYDGIKSDLRKLFDDPQAGFEAMRDRLSQFDRDTLVAVMSSREDISEADANRIIDQIERTRNSVLHRAERMQQEAQRRIEQVKYQAQRQAEETRKAAASAAWWLFGTASVSAIASAVAGALAVAG, encoded by the coding sequence ATGTTTGATAGTGGGGGAATAGCACTGGGAAGCAGTAGCTGGATCGCTTGGTTGGCGCAGGTGGCTCCATCCGCTACCGACATCGACACGGCAGAGCAAGCCGCTTTGGTCTTTAGTGGACCTAAATTTTTTACGGCCTTGCTTTCTGGAGTACTGTTGGCGTTTGGCTTTCAGCTATTGTTAACCAACCTCTCCGTTGCCGCCGGGATCTCTTACTTGGGGCGTTCATCCGATTCAGATTCTGATAAAGATGATGACGAGAACCTAGGCGGTACGATTCGCAAAATAAGCACGGGTGTAGGGATTTGGACGGTGGTGACTGTCACCATTGCCCTATTCATTGCTTGTTTCTTAGCGGTGAAACTGAGCTTATTCGATCGCTGGTGGTTCGGGGCGATCGTTGGTTTAGTGATTTGGGCTACCTACTTCTCGCTGCTGGTTTGGGTCAGTTCGACCGCCGTAGGTTCTCTGGTCGGGTCAGTCGTCCATGCCGCGACTTCCGGCTTTCAGGCGATTGTGGGGACGGCTACCGCTGCGATTGGGGGTGGTGTTGCCAGTCGGCAAATGGTGGCTACGGCTGAAGCCGCTGCTGGTGCTTTCCGCCGTGAATTAACCGCCGGTATAGACCCTGTGAGTATCCGGGAGAACGTGGAGGATTACTTACAATCGTTGCGTCCCCCAGAGCTCAATGTGCAAGCGATTCGCTCTGAGTTTGAAAACTTACTCAATGACCCGAATTTGAAGGAAATTGCTAAGAGTGGCAATCTCCGGGACATTGATCGGCAGACGTTTGTGGATTTGGTCAGCAGCCGTAGCGATCTATCCAAACGAGATGTGAATCGGCTTGCCGATCAGCTCGAAGCCGCTTGGAAGAAAACGGTGAACCAGTTGCCGGCACAAAGAGATGCCATGGGGGAATTGGTCGATTACCTGAAAAATTCCACAGCACAGCAACTATTGGGAAGAGAGTTTTCTCAGAGACTGGATGAACTCGTTGGAGAATTGCGCCAACGCCGTCAGTCCCATGAGCAAGAGCAACAGCCAGCTAGTCCAATGGCTCAGGCGATGACGCTGGGAATGAACAGTCTGATTGGGTTGGTGATGGGGCGAACCGATCTTTCTGATTTGGATGTGGAAAAAGTGGTCGGTCAGCTCAAAAAGGTCACAAACCAAGTGGGTGACCAGGCGGGGAAAATTACGGCTCAGGTGAGCAGCGCTCAAGCCGCGTTGCCGTACAGCACAGTTCGAGCAGATGTAGAAAACTATCTACTCGATACTCCCGTCTGGAAGATCACGAATCAACAAATTGTTGAGCAGGAATTTAGGGATGTACTTTATGACCCAGCCGCCGACCCAGGAAACGTTGCTGAGGAGTTGGAGCAGTTGCATCGGTCAGATTTTGCCGACTTGCTGCAACAGAAGGGTCTGCTGACTCAAAAGCAAATTCGGGACATTTCCAACTCCTTAGAAGCGATTCGCTTGGAGGTGTTGACTGAAGCGGAGGCCGCTCAAGAGCGAGGGCGAACCCTGGCTCTGTATCAGGAGGTGGAACAATATCTCCTCACCACCCCTAAACAAGACCTGACTCCAGAAAAAATTCAGCTCAATTTCAAACCGATTCTGGAAGATTCCAATGCGGATTATGGACATCTGAGCAATCGTCTGGCCCAGTTTGACCGCTCTACCTTGGCTCGGATTCTCAGTCAACGCCAAGACTTAACCTTGGAGGAAGCAGACGAGATTATTCCTCACTTAGAACGCGCACACGATCGCGCGCTGGTTGAATCTCAAGAAGTGCAAGAAGCCGCTAAGGCACAAATGGAAGCTCAGTGGCTCAAAGTTCAGTCCTTACTACGCGACACGGGCAGAGCAGAACTGAATCCCGAGCACATTGAGCGGGAGTTGAAAATGGTGTTGCATAGCCCACAAGCCGGATTAGCAGCCCTTCGGGCGAGAGCTGCTCGCTTTGACCGGGATACGTTGGTGCAGCTATTGAACCAGCGTCAAGACCTCAATGAAGATCAAATCAATCAAACGCTGGATCGGGTAGAAAGCTCGTGGACTCGCATCGCTCACGCACCCCAACAAATCGCTGGCAAAGCCAAAGAGCAATACGACCAAGTGATGTCGTCCCTTGCCGATTACCTGCGCTCGACGGGGAAAGCCGAACTCAATCCTGAAGGCATTCAGCGAGACTTAACCAGACTGCTGGACAATCCGAGAGCGGGTACCTATGCTCTGAGATCGCGTTTGGCGCGGATGGATCGGGATACCTTGGTGAAGTTGCTCTCTCAACGGCAGGATTTGAGTGAGGAACAAGCCAATCAGATCATTGACCAGGTACAATCCACGATTCGCAGCATCGTCAAGGCACCCCGACGCTTTGCCAGACGGACTCAGCGTCAGGTGCAAGATTTCCAAGGTACGATCGCCGATTACCTGCGTTCGACTGGGAAGGACGAACTCAATCCTGATGGGATTAAGCGTGATGTTCAGCTACTGCTGCATGATCCCCGCGCTGGAGTATCGAGTTTGAGCGAGCGTTTGTCCCACTTTGACCGAGATACTCTCGTGACGCTGTTGTCCCAGCGGGAGGATATCTCGGAAGCCGATGTGAACCGGATTGTCGATCAAATTCTGGGCGTCCGCGACCAAATGATGGCACAAATGCGGGATTTACAACTCAGCATCCAGGCGTCTGTTGATCGGATTTTTGCCAAAATCCGCAATTATCTCAACAGCTTCGACCGTCCGGAACTCAACTACGATGGCATCAAGTCTGACTTACGTAAGTTATTTGATGACCCACAAGCTGGGTTTGAAGCAATGCGCGATCGCTTGAGTCAGTTTGACCGGGATACCTTGGTGGCAGTCATGAGTTCCCGCGAGGATATTTCTGAGGCTGACGCCAACCGCATCATTGACCAGATTGAGCGTACCCGCAACAGCGTGCTGCATCGGGCAGAACGTATGCAGCAGGAGGCTCAACGACGCATTGAACAGGTCAAGTATCAAGCTCAGCGTCAGGCAGAAGAAACGCGTAAAGCCGCAGCATCGGCGGCTTGGTGGCTGTTTGGCACAGCGTCAGTTTCTGCGATCGCGTCAGCTGTGGCTGGTGCTTTAGCCGTTGCTGGTTAA
- a CDS encoding DUF1822 family protein, which produces MNPNQLIINSDLEPWIFTVPLALEAHSRAEEFRRYHSNPGKAKQVYLNTLAVYAVNVYLECRGFETNLERSDSWNPRMQMLMDTADLLVKDCGKLECRPVLPEAEVVGVPPEVWEERMGYVAVQLSESLREATLLGFVQKVAKSEVPLSQLRSLVELPGYLHQIKPVINLSQWFEDIFEAGWQAVESLLGEPSEFAFNYRSASLDVRRCKGIELATADHSVALIVALTGESEQDMDISVEVQPTNGQTYLPANLQLMVLNEDGEVVMHIQAGSDNQTIQLELGGEAGDRFGVKVALGEVSVTENFII; this is translated from the coding sequence ATGAACCCGAATCAATTAATCATTAACTCCGATCTTGAACCTTGGATTTTCACCGTTCCATTAGCTTTAGAAGCTCACTCGCGAGCAGAGGAGTTCCGGCGTTACCACTCCAATCCTGGCAAAGCCAAACAGGTTTATCTCAATACTCTGGCAGTGTATGCCGTGAATGTTTACTTGGAATGTCGGGGATTTGAGACGAATTTAGAGAGAAGCGATAGTTGGAATCCCAGGATGCAGATGCTGATGGATACGGCTGATTTGCTAGTCAAAGATTGCGGGAAGTTGGAATGTAGACCCGTGTTGCCAGAGGCAGAGGTTGTTGGCGTTCCGCCAGAAGTCTGGGAAGAACGAATGGGCTATGTTGCGGTGCAGCTTTCTGAATCCTTGAGGGAAGCAACGCTGCTGGGATTTGTGCAAAAGGTGGCAAAGTCAGAGGTACCCCTGAGCCAATTGCGCTCGCTGGTAGAGTTACCAGGCTATCTGCATCAAATCAAACCCGTAATCAACCTGAGTCAATGGTTTGAGGATATCTTTGAAGCGGGTTGGCAAGCTGTGGAATCCCTTTTAGGGGAACCTAGCGAGTTCGCGTTTAACTACAGAAGCGCTTCGCTGGACGTGAGACGGTGTAAGGGGATTGAGCTGGCAACGGCAGATCACTCAGTGGCGCTGATTGTCGCGCTTACGGGAGAATCTGAGCAGGACATGGATATTAGCGTAGAGGTGCAGCCCACCAACGGTCAAACCTATCTGCCTGCAAATTTACAGCTAATGGTACTCAATGAGGATGGAGAAGTGGTGATGCATATCCAGGCGGGTAGCGATAATCAGACCATTCAATTAGAGCTTGGCGGGGAAGCCGGAGATCGTTTCGGCGTTAAGGTGGCTTTGGGTGAGGTGAGTGTAACAGAGAATTTCATCATTTAA
- a CDS encoding M10 family metallopeptidase C-terminal domain-containing protein — protein MATPTSNGVVSDVSLFGSNNIDSLLSEQKWGGSVGTSASLTYSFGGSNSIYKNNYGTGEALSGFEPLTSTQQNAVVNALAAWSEIANIQFTQVTDSSTVAGDLRFAKSSLPSTAWAYLPGASPEAGDVWFSHSSNYDTDTKGTYGYITFLHEIGHALGLKHPHETEGSGVVADSNIDSTAYTVMSYKSYVGQSVNAGLGQSFFPTTPMLNDIAAIQYLYGANMSTRSGDTVYSWAPGQQLLETIWDGGGIDTINWSNQSSAAKINLGAGQWSELGPTYWNGAENVSQTLAIAYNVTIENATGGTGNDTLTGNNVSNVLNGGGGNDTLNGEAGNDTLVGNFGNDTLTGGVGADQFTFYSPTDGIDIISDFALQQEDKLVLSASGFGGGLSIGALSSDQFTIGSAAADESDRFIYDSATGGLFFDMDGIGTFGQVQFATLSTNLSLIASNISVIA, from the coding sequence ATGGCTACCCCTACTTCAAACGGTGTTGTTTCTGATGTTTCCTTATTTGGCAGTAATAATATTGACAGCCTTCTTTCCGAGCAAAAATGGGGCGGTTCTGTAGGAACATCTGCCAGCTTGACCTATAGTTTCGGTGGATCTAACTCGATTTACAAAAACAACTACGGCACGGGTGAAGCGTTGTCCGGCTTTGAACCGTTGACGAGTACTCAACAAAATGCTGTGGTGAATGCCCTTGCAGCATGGAGTGAAATTGCTAACATTCAATTCACCCAAGTCACCGATTCCTCTACAGTTGCCGGAGACCTCCGCTTTGCCAAATCCTCTTTGCCGTCTACAGCATGGGCTTATCTTCCTGGGGCTTCCCCAGAAGCAGGAGATGTATGGTTCAGTCATAGCAGCAACTATGACACTGACACAAAAGGCACCTATGGATACATCACATTCCTGCACGAAATTGGGCACGCTTTAGGACTGAAGCATCCCCATGAGACTGAGGGGAGTGGAGTGGTTGCTGATTCCAACATAGACAGCACTGCCTACACAGTCATGAGCTACAAATCCTATGTTGGTCAGTCGGTTAATGCTGGTCTGGGTCAGAGTTTTTTCCCAACTACGCCGATGTTGAACGACATCGCTGCGATTCAGTATCTCTACGGTGCGAATATGAGCACTCGTAGCGGCGATACAGTCTATTCTTGGGCACCAGGACAACAGCTACTGGAAACCATCTGGGATGGGGGTGGTATCGATACCATCAACTGGTCTAATCAATCTTCAGCCGCCAAGATTAACCTGGGTGCGGGTCAGTGGAGCGAACTCGGCCCTACCTATTGGAATGGAGCGGAGAATGTCAGCCAGACACTAGCCATTGCTTACAACGTGACGATTGAGAATGCAACGGGTGGTACAGGGAATGATACCCTTACTGGCAATAATGTCTCTAACGTCCTCAACGGTGGCGGCGGAAACGACACCCTCAATGGCGAGGCTGGCAATGACACCCTAGTCGGCAATTTTGGCAACGACACGCTCACCGGGGGGGTTGGTGCAGATCAATTTACCTTCTATTCCCCCACAGACGGGATTGACATCATCTCCGATTTCGCATTGCAGCAGGAAGATAAGCTGGTGCTTTCAGCGAGTGGGTTCGGCGGAGGACTGAGCATCGGTGCTCTGTCTTCGGATCAGTTTACGATTGGTTCTGCTGCTGCCGATGAGAGCGATCGCTTCATCTATGACTCTGCTACAGGAGGGCTGTTTTTTGATATGGATGGTATCGGTACGTTCGGGCAAGTGCAGTTTGCGACATTATCGACGAATCTATCCCTGATTGCCAGCAATATTTCCGTTATTGCCTAG
- a CDS encoding DUF928 domain-containing protein has protein sequence MPPSSKSSLKLKQSYRWKLTVYCTAQPKPEDVIALEGLVTRVEQSHNLEGAIWYDELTNRAQRFRLEPQNPEVKKAWTELLKSVGLKELVEAPLVSSVGNPEKD, from the coding sequence ATGCCACCTAGCTCAAAATCTTCTCTAAAACTGAAGCAGAGCTACCGTTGGAAATTAACTGTTTATTGTACTGCACAACCAAAGCCAGAGGATGTTATTGCTCTGGAGGGTTTGGTGACACGAGTTGAGCAAAGCCATAATCTTGAGGGTGCCATTTGGTATGATGAACTGACCAATCGTGCTCAACGCTTCCGATTGGAGCCACAAAATCCTGAAGTGAAGAAGGCTTGGACAGAATTGTTGAAATCTGTGGGTTTGAAAGAACTAGTTGAAGCACCTTTGGTGAGTTCAGTCGGTAATCCTGAAAAAGACTGA